In Macrotis lagotis isolate mMagLag1 chromosome 8, bilby.v1.9.chrom.fasta, whole genome shotgun sequence, a single genomic region encodes these proteins:
- the RPUSD1 gene encoding RNA pseudouridylate synthase domain-containing protein 1, giving the protein MTHGSPRPNTWTLLPSLLLTPWVIWGFKHTMEPGCMENLSILYQSSDFIVVNKHWDLRIDSKMWYETLTLQSQLKHRFPELADPDTYYGFRFCHQLDFSTSGALCVALNKAAAGRAYKCFKERQVTKAYLALVRGHVQESRKTINHAIGKNTTEGLTHMMCIEGTEGCENAKPCLTELTVLEHGLYDGDPVSKVLLQPLTGRTHQLRVHCSSSGHPIVGDFTYSFKKDNRPFRMMLHAFYLRIPTSGELIEVSTPDPFVPTLDAHWQPQQLVHPLEQVIQDLKTTRDPTPDEASPLPKVDQELINQEDKAKESEEQRARCQQWLAEWAGEPEN; this is encoded by the exons GCTTCAAACACACCATGGAGCCAGGGTGCATGGAGAACCTCTCCATTCTCTACCAGAGCTCAGACTTCATCGTGGTCAATAAGCATTGGGACCTCCGCATTGACAGCAAGATGTGGTATGAGACCCTGACCCTGCAGAGTCAGCTGAAACATCGGTTCCCAGAACTGGCTGATCCTGATACCTACTATGGCTTCAG GTTCTGTCACCAGTTGGATTTCTCCACCAGTGGAGCACTCTGTGTGGCTTTGAACAAGGCAGCAGCTGGCCGGGCCTACAAGTGCTTCAAAGAGCGGCAGGTCACCAAAGCCTACCTTGCTCTG GTTCGAGGCCATGTACAAGAGAGCAGAAAGACTATCAACCATGCCATTGGGAAGAATACGACAGAAGGCCTGACGCACATGATGTGTATTGAAGGGACAGAAG GCTGTGAAAATGCCAAACCATGTCTGACAGAACTGACAGTCCTAGAGCATGGGTTGTATGATGGTGATCCAGTTTCCAAAGTCCTCCTCCAGCCCCTCACAG GCCGGACCCATCAGCTGCGAGTTCACTGCAGCAGCAGTGGGCACCCCATTGTGGGCGACTTCACCTACAGCTTCAAGAAGGATAACCGCCCATTCCGTATGATGCTGCATGCCTTCTATCTTCGTATCCCCACGAGTGGGGAGCTCATTGAGGTGAGCACACCTGACCCCTTTGTACCTACGCTGGATGCTCACTGGCAGCCCCAACAACTGGTCCACCCCCTGGAACAAGTCATCCAGGACCTAAAGACCACAAGGGACCCAACCCCTGATGAAGCTTCACCTCTGCCCAAGGTTGACCAGGAGTTGATCAATCAGGAGGACAAGGCTAAAGAGTCAGAGGAGCAACGGGCCAGGTGCCAGCAGTGGTTGGCCGAATGGGCAGGGGAACCAGAGAACTGA